A genomic segment from Spinacia oleracea cultivar Varoflay chromosome 3, BTI_SOV_V1, whole genome shotgun sequence encodes:
- the LOC110803624 gene encoding uncharacterized protein, with amino-acid sequence MILGATTSVILSLLNLYVMNKRMRIRGQMNLKLGKVVKWPSYWTTFEGGYESDQRDSDNEDPFSSGEDFDSGIRTQKRRKKLVYHIFNEKTDMIKVELVVGLRFTSRDVFKEAVLAYSIQQHKDLVHMKNDKRFISIGCANCRWELTSGPDLEDPTGWQIKSMQPVHEWCTRTFENRLITENWLVKEYLDRILRNSLIKEIEIKADMRARYDIVVGIRQCQRAKLKALNAVQNLMKKQYGILKPYLKDLVKSNPGTTCVLKTFEGEANQPKQFLRFYVCFAALKKSFIENCRPIIGLDGCFLKHACGGQLLSAVGRDANNHMFPIGWAVVERETTSSWDWFLKFISEDLKMEDGEGWTVVSAQQKGLVNSIESI; translated from the exons ATGATACTAGGGGCCACAACGTCAGTGATACTATCCCTACTGAATCTTTATGTAATGAACAAGAGAATGAGGATAAGAGGTCAAATGAACCTCAAGCTAGGCAAAGTGGTCAAGTGGCCAAGTTATTGGACAACCTTTGAAGGAGGTTACGAGTCTGATCAGAGAGACTCCGACAACGAAGATCCATTTTCATCTGGAGAAGATTTTGACAGTGGCATACGTACACAGAAAAGAAGGAAGAAGTTGGTATACCATATATTCAATGAGAAGACCGACATGATCAAAGTTGAGTTGGTTGTAGGACTCAGATTCACTTCAAGAGATGTGTTTAAGGAGGCTGTTCTTGCTTATTCCATTCAACAACACAAGGACTTGGTTCATATGAAAAATGACAAGAGGTTTATCAGTATTGGATGTGCGAACTGTAGGTGGGAACTTACATCTGGTCCTGATCTTGAAGACCCTACAGGCTGGCAAATAAAGTCCATGCAGCCTGTTCATGAGTGGTGCACAAGAACTTTTGAAAATAGGCTAATCACCGAGAATTGGTTAGTGAAAGAATATTTAGATAGGATATTAAGAAACTCTTTGATAAAAGAAATTGAGATTAAGGCTGACATGAGAGCTAGATATGACATTGTTGTAGGAATAAGACAATGTCAAAGGGCTAAGTTAAAGGCTCTTAATGCTGTCCAAAATTTAATGAAGAAACAATATGGAATTCTGAAGCCATACCTTAAAGATCTTGTGAAATCCAACCCTGGAACCACATGCGTCTTGAAGACTTTTGAAGGTGAAGCTAATCAACCAAAACAGTTTCTCagattttatgtttgttttgcTGCTTTGAAGAAGAGTTTCATAGAGAATTGCAGACCCATAATAGGGCTTGATGGATGTTTCTTGAAGCATGCTTGTGGTGGCCAATTATTATCTGCAGTTGGGAGGGACGCAAATAATCATATGTTTCCGATTGGATGGGCTGTAGTTGAGAGAGAAACCACTAGCAGTTGGGATTGGTTCTTGAAATTTATTTCAGAAGACCTTAAAATGGAAGATGGTGAGGGTTGGACAGTGGTGTCTGCCCAACAAAAG GGGCTTGTGAACTCAATCGAAAGCATCTAG
- the LOC130469787 gene encoding protein FAR1-RELATED SEQUENCE 5-like, producing the protein MAWVDLNESVPDLNENVPESSQYRLITDGQEVIVNPPSVGMCFTTGHEFFEFCQLYAFKEGFEMFIKSNKLKKEYKEKGVSKSGVGKYEAKPHMMELIRLKCKKGGVKKGVGSNVTGCKMNIYGVSRDGLFTILTCDLQHNHPLNPDCSRLMVNYRCIDGTTFKRAMINDMGGVSISKNFGTHLIEKGGYENITFNNRDLRNAINVERRSSRFSAADAAGLDAYFKAQRDLHPEFYSSIQVDDDGVFTNAFWSDARSRGTCKYFGDVITFDTTFACNRYRIPFAPFIGVNHHGKSIIFAAALISHENTPSFVWVFEEFLKCMGKAPLGILTDQDKAICRAIELVFPGVRHRLCLWHMLQNASKNLGSLSDWKKIDTLIRTAIHDLIDPDEFDEAWCHVMDEYGLRGPGWMKDAYDNRRQWAPAYNRGKFWAGMSSTQRSEGIDFLKLT; encoded by the exons ATGGCTTGGGTAGACCTAAACGAAAGTGTCCCTGATCTGAATGAAAATGTTCCTGAAAGCTCACAATATAGATTAATAACTGATGGACAAGAAGTTATCGTTAACCCCCCTAGTGTAGGGATGTGTTTTACAACGGGCCATGAGTTTTTCGAATTTTGTCAGTTGTATGCCTTCAAAGAAGGATTTGAGATGTTTATCAAAAGTAATAAGCTGAAAAAAGAGTACAAAGAAAAGGGAGTATCTAAGTCTGGTGTGGGAAAGTATGAGGCAAAGCCGCATATGATGGAACTTATTAGATTAAAATGCAAGAAGGGAGGGGTGAAAAAAGGTGTTGGGTCTAATGTGACCGGTTGTAAGATGAATATTTACGGTGTAAGTAGAGATGGGCTATTTACTATATTGACTTGTGACTTGCAACACAATCATCCTTTAAATCCTGACTGTAGTAGACTGATGGTTAATTATAGATGTATAGACGGTACTACATTTAAGAGGGCGATGATCAATGACATGGGTGGTGTTAGCATAAGTAAGAACTTTGGTACGCATCTAATTGAAAAGGGAGGTTATGAAAATATTACATTTAATAATAGAGACTTGAGGAACGCAATCAACGTCGAACGTCGTTCATCAAGATTTAGTGCTGCAGATGCCGCAGGACTCGATGCTTACTTTAAGGCACAACGTGATTTGCATCCCGAGTTTTATAGCTCAATACAAGTAGATGATGATGGTGTTTTTACGAATGCATTTTGGTCGGATGCACGTAGTAGGGGTACATGCAAATATTTTGGGGATGTTATTACTTTTGATACTACTTTCGCTTGCAACCG GTATCGGATTCCATTTGCTCCATTCATTGGTGTAAACCATCATGGCAAATCAATTATATTTGCTGCGGCCTTAATTTCCCATGAAAATACTCCCTCATTTGTTTGGGTATTTGAAGAATTCCTGAAGTGTATGGGGAAGGCACCACTAGGCATCTTAACCGACCAAGACAAAGCAATTTGTAGAGCAATTGAGCTAGTCTTCCCGGGCGTCCGTCACAGACTATGTTTGTGGCACATGCTCCAGAATGCTAGTAAGAACCTAGGTAGTCTCAGTGATTGGAAGAAAATAGACACCCTGATCAGAACTGCAATACATGATCTGATTGATCCAGATGAGTTCGATGAAGCTTGGTGTCATGTGATGGATGAGTACGGTTTAAGGGGTCCTGGGTGGATGAAGGACGCGTATGATAACAGGCGTCAGTGGGCTCCGGCATATAATAGAGGAAAGTTTTGGGCAGGTATGTCTTCTACACAAAGGAGTGAGGGTATAGATTTTTTAAAACTCACGTGA
- the LOC110784532 gene encoding uncharacterized protein, giving the protein MRIKAEEEKQDNFDNIDKPAKIDVDKSVLVEYVLVKTYTSEKFAEVVKERRGLTHTNVTKTSCHGSVVLYRADEKLTSPFWRKRFKSYDVRVDKENGDLHCSCNLFEFTGILCRHIMRAMDVEDFQFVPEKYILQRWMKCVRSYESIRVSYFDPLESIRLGKAKELSQRHNYLSELATRNDDALRLYKEAMDVVRLKMEDVVGIRKTGEKGDDLICWWDPDARNVFGRRRLRPREFGERARLRDVESVVDENRIKTPVDKRHTGRAKTKRNAPFGGKAGGNSKNKKVVTEEEVIANEELICNAFGNLPSYRARQQHANHVGGTYAENVPQSSNVHPSQSSQAHPSQLHLSQDCSQSFEFDINDWRTRL; this is encoded by the exons ATGAGGATAAAAGCTGAGGAAGAGAAACAGGATAATTTTGATAACATTGATAAGCCTGCTAAGATTGATGTTGATAAGAGTGTTTTAGTTGAGTATGTATTGGTTAAGACGTACACTAGTGAGAAGTTTGCTGAGGTTGTTAAAGAGCGTAGAGGATTGACACACACAAATGTCACGAAAACCTCATGTCATGGATCAGTGGTGTTGTATAGAGCTGATGAAAAACTAACCTCACCGTTTTGGCGGAAAAGGTTTAAAAGTTATGATGTTAGGGTGGATAAGGAAAATGGTGATTTACATTGCTCttgtaacttgtttgaatttacGGGAATACTTTGTAGACATATAATGCGTGCAATGGATGTAGAGGATTTTCAATTTGTTCCAGAAAAGTACATACTACAACGGTGGATGAAGTGTGTTAGGTCGTACGAGAGCATTCGAGTATCTTACTTCGACCCTCTTGAATCTATCAGATTGGGCAAAGCCAAAGAGCTTTCACAACGGCATAATTACTTGTCTGAATTAGCTACGCGTAATGATGATGCACTTCGGTTGTACAAGGAGGCTATGGATGTTGTGCGGCTAAAAATGGAGGATGTAGTCGGAATACGAAAGACTGGGGAAAAAGGGGACGACCTTATATGTTGGTGGGACCCAGATGCGAGAAATGTATTTGGTCGTCGAAGGCTACGTCCACGAGAATTTGGTGAGAGAGCCAGATTAAGGGATGTAGAATCGGTCGTGGACGAGAACAGGATCAAAACACCGGTTGACAAACGGCATACTGGTAGGGCAAAGACAAAAAGGAATGCTCCTTTTGGTGGAAAGGCCGGTGGGAATTCTAAGAACAAAAAAGTGGTTACTGAAGAGGAAGTTATTGCTAATGAg GAACTTATTTGCAACGCATTTGGAAATCTTCCAAGTTACCGTGCTAGGCAACAACACGCGAATCACGTTGGGGGTACATATGCGGAGAACGTCCCACAAAGTTCTAATGTACATCCTTCTCAAAGTTCTCAAGCACACCCGTCCCAATTACATTTGTCTCAGGATTGTTCACAGTCATTTGAATTTGATATTAACGATTGGCGCACCAGATTGTGA
- the LOC130469788 gene encoding DNA repair protein XRCC3 homolog, with the protein MATSVNKITTRCSEIDSMLSGGITIGEVTEVCGENASGDLETLNGNPLDYITTKQVDTPHEIPDVLEWTVKLIKMSQNSSMPIRVVVIDSIGSMFTGHFENNVVGSTERKDLIQAIGYGLRTIAASNHVAVVVANNVIDVFPSDHDTTQNFIISSGRKVRPALGASWTRNVRTRLMLSKRFNSFTQQIDRFINIAFSPSLEVDACMFNITEEGIVGVCS; encoded by the exons ATGGCTACTAGTGTAAACAAAATCACAACGAGATGCAGTGAAATCGATTCGATGTTGAGTGGGGGAATAACAATCGGTGAAGTGACTGAGGTGTGTGGCGAAAATGCATCAG GGGACCTTGAAACATTAAATGGAAATCCTTTGGATTACATAACTACAAAGCAAGTTGACACTCCTCATGAAATACCGGATGTGCTAGAATGGACTGTAAAACTTATTAAAATGTCTCAAAATTCATCAATGCCAATCCGCGTTGTTGTTATTGATTCAATAGGTAGTATGTTCACTGGTCATTTTGAAAACAATGTTGTTGGCTCAACCGAAAGAAAGGATCTTATACAAGCTATTGGTTATGGGTTACGTACAATTGCCGCATCCAATCATGTTGCCGTTGTTGTGGCTAACAATGTGATTGACGTATTTCCATCTGATCACGATACAACGCAAAATTTCATTATATCGTCCGGGAGAAAGGTCCGTCCGGCTTTGGGCGCCTCGTGGACACGCAATGTACGCACTCGTCTAATGTTGTCCAAAAGATTTAATTCGTTTACCCAACAAATTGACAGATTTATAAACATTGCATTTTCACCATCATTAGAGGTAGATGCATGTATGTTCAACATCACTGAAGAGGGGATTGTCGGTGTTTGTAGTTAA